A genome region from Fusarium musae strain F31 chromosome 5, whole genome shotgun sequence includes the following:
- a CDS encoding hypothetical protein (EggNog:ENOG41): MSPQSAPFSVSGKTAIVTGAGSGINYEFAQILLAKNCNVVIADLSLRPEAEALVSKYKDSSPRAVFVKTDVTSWKDLSNAFKTAVKEFGDFDIVCPGAGVYEPHFSNFWHPPGSAESKDPLDGDHYKLLDINLTHPIRATQLAISQWLHGSPKKASPENPKRVIHISSIAAQCPALRSPMYGASKFGITGFVRCLAEVEKIGVRVNAVAPGLVRTPLWTEHPEKLKYVDEGQDEWVTPQEVAEAMLLCVESDKYPGGTVLEVGKNNTRCVQLFNDPGPDTSGQSKGVSISNTEEADKSIWEWLGDKSIWGSTL; encoded by the exons ATGTCTCCTCAATCCGCCCCTTTCTCCGTCTCCGGCAAGACCGCTATCGTCACGGGTGCTGGATCTG GAATCAACTATGAGTTTGCTCAGATCTTGCTTGCAAAGAACTGCAACGTCGTCATCGCAGACCTTTCACTTAGACCAGAAGCCGAAGCTCTAGTCTCAAAGTACAAAGACTCCTCTCCCCGTGCAGTCTTTGTCAAAACAGACGTCACGTCCTGGAAAGATCTTTCCAACGCATTCAAAACTGCTGTCAAAGAGTTTGGTGACTTTGACATCGTTTGCCCAGGCGCAGGTGTCTATGAGCCTCACTTTTCCAACTTCTGGCATCCCCCGGGCTCCGCTGAATCTAAAGATCCCCTTGATGGCGACCATTATAAGTTACTGGATATCAATCTCACGCATCCTATTCGTGCTACGCAACTCGCTATCTCACAATGGCTTCACGGCTCCCCCAAGAAAGCCTCACCCGAGAACCCCAAACGGGTGATTCATATTTCTTCTATCGCAGCTCAATGCCCCGCTCTCAGAAGTCCCATGTACGGCGCAAGCAAGTTCGGCATCACAGGCTTTGTGCGATGTCTTGCAgaagttgagaagattgGCGTTCGTGTCAATGCTGTTGCACCTGGTTTAGTGCGCACCCCGCTGTGGACTGAACATCCTGAGAAGCTGAAGTACGTGGATGAGGGGCAGGATGAGTGGGTTACGCCCCAAGAGGTTGCCGAGGCCATGCTTCTCTGTGTGGAGAGTGACAAGTACCCTGGTGGAACGGTGCTTGAGGTTGGGAAGAACAACACTCGTTGTGTGCAGCTGTTCAATGATCCTGGGCCTGATACGAGTGGCCAGTCGAAGGGAGTTTCTATTAGTAATACTGAGGAGGCGGATAAGAGTATTTGGGAGTGGCTTGGCGATAAGTCAATCTGGGGATCAACTTTGTAA
- a CDS encoding hypothetical protein (EggNog:ENOG41), translated as MASSTFGPRLAGKVCIVTGSSSGLGRAIALAYSHEGAHLVCADLQPAARANVNGEEEVNTDELIRSNGGQAIFVETDVTKTAAVERLVSRAVIQYGRIDVLVNNAGISVEAGKEPRRVHETPEDWWDLTLAVNLKSIFLVSKHVIAQMLKQEKSETGDRGWIINMSSIFGLVGGVTNEMASIAMQSAQAVSTQDLMTRIDADGCEVTETAIFADTIKTRDQDLIRSLHPLHGTGSPQDLVGAAIFLASQEARWVTGVNLPVDGGYTAR; from the exons ATGGCTTCCTCGACTTTTGGACCTCGTTTGGCTGGAAAAGTCTGCATCGTGACAGGCTCTTCCTCAGGCTTGGGTCGTGCAATTGCACTGGCTTACTCTCATGAGGGGGCGCACCTTGTTTGCGCTGATCTTCAGCCGGCTGCACGTGCGAATGTAaatggagaggaggaggtcaACACAGATGAACTGATCAGATCAAATGGCGGCCAGGCCATCTTCGTTGAGACGGATGTCACCAAGACTGCTGCTGTGGAGCGATTGGTATCTAGAGCTGTTATCCAGTACGGTCGCATTGACGT GCTGGTCAACAACGCTGGCATTTCTGTTGAAGCGGGCAAAGAACCTCGTCGGGTTCACGAGACTCCGGAGGACTGGTGGGACTTGACCCTTGCTGTCAATCTCAAGTCCATCTTTCTCGTCAGCAAACACGTCATTGCTCAGATGCTGAAGCAAGAAAAGTCTGAGACTGGCGACCGAGGTTGGATCATCAACATGTCGTCAATCTTTGGTCTCGTCGGAGGAGTTACCAATG AGATGGCATCCATTGCAATGCAATCTGCCCAGGCTGTAAGTACTCAAGATCTCATGACTCGCATCGATGCTGACGGATGTGAAGTTACGGAGACAGCCATTTTCGCCGACACCATCAAGACTCGCGACCAAGATCTCATACGTTCATTGCATCCTCTTCATGGAACCGGATctcctcaagatcttgtTGGTGCCGCCATCTTCCTTGCTAGTCAAGAGGCGCGATGGGTTACTGGGGTGAACCTCCCTGTAGACGGTGGCTATACAGCACGGTAG
- a CDS encoding hypothetical protein (EggNog:ENOG41) — MRKSQTKTKQAPPARRPFDPLSQYEQQRQQETAMALTIRGNPPRNKSDSWDESTRNSGSSSAMTRNRSISRPPTRRPDSDGLSTVSEATTASDASTVSTNTVSSTSPSPPPRRQDSGRGFMFQPPQLRFRSTQDTRSPEPSPRMSYMSDDNYDSASEVGWGTSSNVSVSTRATTVMSDSEDDCAKTPTRSRSIVRNTSMSTSQQSRPTEKRVGFETDRQLERRTEREVERTSGRQVERQQERTKERSRSRGRTFHIHIEPKAQEPASNTNNQQQQIQQQPQQQQQQQPQQLQLQQPQQQQQQHQQTTVNPQNAMVSSSVTQTTTSQTYTHQPMMAQQPIISHQPAVAPQPMIAQPVMQQPLMFPAQPISPPVLQPVMQQPFQQPMVQQQPVVQQQQPQPAPPVQRIPEERQLPEPTRPPSRQRARSRVDVERTMNNELENLRGELKSLKAKQKETLKDLDDARYRLSHMQSDKDELREERNKAQATRDRLVTEFEEQTRLLERTRTRLDEQRRTLERFEKDRDMSIDKVKKDRDQVLDRFKRERDQAMEVVDKFKRERDQAVEQAQRDLDLTISKSKKDRDQELQRLQRERDEVIQRIQRERDSVVDRLQKDREVAAEKAKKDLDVSIAKSKKERDSAIAKLQKERDIALEQVKRERDQAINQAKKERDLIVSKLTKERDELLQTEQNFSNRVKELEDHLAKHRELKAALERNYEDLKKTSQESTQSYSKFEAKAINLERELEDIKAIRKSQETAYQARIATMEISQESMQFRVSNMEEDLLDKAKELGELTVERDRYKTDSENSKSQVESLNKDKSGLEEDKRNMLKQITDLTSDKSRLQEQLTGLETDKKALEAQVTTLQATIDDLRKEKDTWAKDTESKDARIAGLDTENGELKSQIESITKEKEAVAKEVEEVETKRKKLKKKYEQLHGENKTMKEQVRSLLNDQDDQTSQVLRLAVEVKSLRSENSSLRSLSDTASVVSSSLSTISSSVSTVDDTASVVSDATEKPDPASVPQPASVEDVPETEDVIIVEEEVEEAAPAPAPEVEPEAETKAEEAEAPADAPVDAPVDAPIEASAEPEAPTEEKVEAEAEAPAEAPVEEAAPEPEPEAAPAPEEPAPPTVEELQGENTELKEKVATTTAELEDINGKLAATAENAGKLQLRVDTLTTERDEVTKKLATVEEEAAALKEKAASVDTLTTERDDLKGKLTAAEENAAKLQEKVSTVDALTAERDELTKKLESAEREAVVLKQLRTENNKLMKQLDEAKKAQKAANAEVNSLKTQVAALVAQINNGGMTRSKSGGGRKPIKDPKRAQELVIVRDPRNGSGLSHIVRRRNLNSSATRSSSQSDGSADA, encoded by the exons ATGAGAAAGTCACAGACCAAGACGAAACAAGCCCCGCCAGCGCGGCGGCCTTTCGATCCATTGTCACAATATGAACAACAACGACAGCAAGAGACTGCCATGGCCCTCACGATCCGGGGTAACCCGCCCAGAAACAAGTCCGATTCATGGGATGAGAGTACAAGGAACTCAGGATCCAGCTCTGCCATGACGAGAAACAGATCTATCTCACGACCACCAACGCGTCGACCGGACTCTGATGGACTCTCAACAGTGTCTGAAGCCACCACTGCCTCTGACGCCTCGACTGTATCCACCAACACTGTCTCATCTACATCACCGTCACCACCTCCACGACGACAGGACTCAGGCAGAGGCTTCATGTTCCAACCTCCTCAACTTCGCTTCCGAAGCACCCAAGACACACGATCACCAGAGCCCTCACCTAGAATGTCATACATGTCGGATGACAACTACGACTCAGCTTCAGAGGTTGGCTGGGGCACCTCATCCAATGTCTCTGTTTCGACAAGAGCTACTACTGTCATGAGCGACAGTGAAGATGACTGTGCCAAGACCCCAACACGGTCTCGCTCCATCGTGCGTAATACAAGCATGAGCACATCTCAACAATCTCGACCTACAGAGAAGAGAGTTGGGTTTGAGACAGATCGTCAGCTCGAGCGTCGGACAGAGCGTGAGGTTGAGAGAACATCTGGTCGACAAGTTGAGCGTCAACAAGAGCGGACCAAGGAAAGATCACGAAGTCGTGGTCGGACCTTTCACATCCACATCGAGCCCAAGGCACAGGAGCCTGcgagcaacaccaacaatcagcagcaacagatACAACAGCAgccgcagcaacaacaacagcagcaaccacAGCAACTGCAATTgcaacagcctcaacagcagcagcaacaacatcaacagacTACCGTCAACCCACAGAATGCTATGGTTTCATCGTCGGTTACCCAGACCACTACATCACAGACCTACACGCATCAACCCATGATGGCCCAACAGCCTATCATCAGCCATCAGCCTGCTGTTGCTCCCCAGCCCATGATTGCCCAGCCTGTCATGCAACAGCCCTTGATGTTCCCCGCTCAGCCTATCAGCCCTCCTGTCTTGCAGCCCGTCATGCAGCAACCCTTCCAACAGCCCATGGTCCAGCAACAACCCGTtgttcaacagcagcagcctcagcctgcTCCACCGGTGCAACGCATTCCTGAAGAGCGTCAGCTTCCTGAGCCTACGCGTCCTCCTTCCAGGCAACGGGCTCGCTCACGTGTTGACGTCGAGCGGACTATGAACAATGAGCTCGAGAACCTTCGAGGCGAGCTCAAGtctctcaaggccaagcagaAAGAGACtctcaaggatcttgatgACGCTCGGTACAGACTCTCCCACATGCAGTCCGACAAGGATGAGCTTCGAGAGGAGAGAAACAAGGCTCAAGCTACCAGGGACAGACTCGTCACTGAGTTTGAGGAGCAGACCCGTCTTCTTGAGAGAACAAGGACACGCCTTGATGAGCAGCGTCGCACCTTGGAGAGGTTCGAGAAGGACCGCGACATGTCAattgacaaggtcaagaaggatcgTGATCAAGTCCTTGACCGCTTCAAGCGTGAGCGTGACCAAGCCATGGAGGTCGTCGACAAGTTCAAGAGAGAACGCGACCAAGCTGTTGAGCAAGCTCAGCGAGATCTCGACTTGACCATctcaaagtccaagaaggaTCGTGACCAAGAGTTGCAGAGACTTCAGCGCGAGCGAGATGAAGTCATCCAGCGCATCCAGCGAGAACGCGATTCTGTTGTCGACAGACTCCAAAAGGACCGTGAAGtcgctgctgagaaggccaagaaagaTCTCGATGTCTCTATtgccaagtccaagaaggaGCGCGATTCTGCCATCGCTAAGCTCCAGAAGGAACGCGACATTGCTCTTGAGCAGGtcaagagggagagagacCAGGCTATCAACCAGGCTAAGAAGGAGCGTGATCTGATCGTCTCGAAGCTCACCAAGGAGCGAGATGAGCTCCTGCAGACTGAGCAGAACTTCAGCAACAGAgtcaaggagcttgaagaCCATCTCGCCAAGCACCGagagctcaaggctgctcTTGAGAGAAACTAtgaggatctcaagaagaccaGCCAAGAGTCTACTCAATCTTACAGCAAGTTTGAAGCCAAGGCTATCAACTTGGAGCGAGAGCTCGAGGACATCAAGGCTATCCGCAAGTCTCAAGAGACAGCCTACCAAGCTCGGATTGCAACCATGGAGATCTCTCAAGAGTCCATGCAGTTCCGCGTCAGCAAtatggaagaagatcttctcgacaaggccaaggagctgGGCGAGCTCACCGTGGAGCGTGACCGCTACAAGACAGACAGCGAGAACTCCAAGTCTCAAGTCGAGTCTCTGAACAAGGACAAGTCAGGCCTTGAGGAGGACAAGAGGAACATGCTTAAGCAAATCACTGATCTCACAAGCGACAAGTCAAGACTCCAGGAACAGCTAACGGGACTCGAAACCGACAAGAAGGCACTCGAAGCGCAGGTCACGACACTCCAGGCTACGATCGACGACTTGaggaaggagaaggacaCCTGGGCCAAGGACACTGAGAGTAAGGACGCCCGAATTGCTGGTCTTGATACCGAGAACGGAGAGCTTAAATCGCAGATCGAATCAATCActaaggagaaggaggcggTGGCgaaggaggttgaggaggttgagacgaagaggaagaagttgaagaagaagtatgAGCAATTGCACGGGGAGAATAAGACGATGAAGGAGCAGGTCAGGAGTCTACTGAATGATCAGGATGATCAGACGTCGCAggtgttgaggttggcgGTCGAGGTGAAGAGTCTGAGGTCGGAGAACTCGAGTCTCAGGTCGTTGTCAGATACTGCGAGCGTGGTGTCGAGTTCGCTGTCGACGATCTCGAGCTCTGTTAGTACCGTTGACGACACAGCTAGTGTTGTCTCTGATGCTACGGAGAAGCCAGACCCTGCGAGCGTGCCGCAGCCTGCGTCTGTTGAGGATGTACCGGAGACTGAGGATGTGATCattgttgaggaagaggttgaggaggctGCACCTGCGCCTGCACCCGAGGTTGAGCCTGAGGCTGAGACAAAGGCCGAGGAGGCTGAAGCTCCGGCCGACGCTCCTGTTGACGCTCCTGTTGACGCTCCGATTGAAGCTTCAGCTGAGCCAGAAGCCCCAACggaggagaaggttgaggccGAGGCTGAAGCACCCGCTGAGGCTCCAGTTGAAGAGGCGGCACCTGAGCCCGAGCCCGAGGCTGCCCCAGCACCTGAAGAGCCCGCTCCTCCCACCGTCGAGGAACTTCAAGGCGAGAACAcagagctcaaggagaaggtcgCTACCACCACAGCCGAACTGGAGGATATCAACGGCAAGCTCGCTGCCACCGCAGAAAATGCTGGTAAACTCCAGCTCCGCGTTGACACCCTAACTACCGAGCGCGACGAAgtcaccaagaagctcgccaccgtcgaggaagaagcagcCGCCCTCAAAGAAAAAGCCGCCTCCGTCGACACCCTCACCACCGAACGCGATGACCTCAAAGGCAAGCTCACCGCCGCTGAAGAAAACGCCGCCAAGCTTCAGGAGAAAGTCTCCACCGTTGATGCCCTAACCGCCGAGCGTGATGAActcaccaagaagcttgagagcGCTGAGCGCGAAGCTGTTGTGTTGAAGCAACTCCGCACCGAGAACAACAAACTCATGAAGCAGCTTGACGAGGCAAAGAAGGCTCAGAAGGCTGCTAACGCGGAGGTCAACTCGCTTAAGACCCAGGttgctgctcttgttgctCAGATTAACAACGGCGGCATGACGAGGAGCAAGAGCGGTGGGGGGAGGAAGCCCATCAAAGATCCGAAAAGGGCGCAGGAGCTGGTCATTGTTCGAGATCCTCGGAATGGTAGTGGACT GAGCCATATTGTGCGACGACGCAACCTCAACTCCTCTGCGACgaggtcttcttctcagtctGATGGATCAGCTGATGCTTAG